One Hemibagrus wyckioides isolate EC202008001 linkage group LG09, SWU_Hwy_1.0, whole genome shotgun sequence DNA segment encodes these proteins:
- the LOC131359150 gene encoding sorting nexin-14-like isoform X3, giving the protein MSLLGVYVWKVRRRLELCRELGRQYPVFCFLLVLLLLSTVVLNRYLHIIVIFWSFLAGVVTFYCSLGPETLLPNILMTIKPRKKPEHQELFPSAHSCAVCGKIKCTKHRPTLLLENYRPWLDLKVHSKVDASLSEILELVLENFVYPWYRDITDDEAFVDDLRVTLRFVAAVLVRRTQRVDIPSLITLKLLKVAMKHIEIIAIARQKVKNSEHLQQAALEEYGPDLHVALRSRRDELLYLRKLTEMLFPYILPPKSTDCRSLTLLIREVLAGSVFLPSMDYLADPDTVNHLLHIFIDNSPPEAATEPASALVPFLQKYADIRNKKSSVLKLELKEIREQQDLLFRFMNFLKQEGAVHVLQFCLTVEEFNDKILRPELSDAEKLMLHEEVKKIYETYCLDESVDKIRFDPFIVEEIRNIAEGAYSDVVKLQTMRCLFEAYEHVLSLLENVFTPMFCHSDEYFRQLLRGAESPTRSSRLGRNSVSLDDIRNTSKRGESFGISRIGNKIKGVFKSTTMEGAMLPSYGLAEGEDDLVEEAIMVMEDDLPVEAISTPSTPRNLTAWSITIPYVDFFDDEVKKERIPVYCIDVERNDRRAVGHETEHWSVYRRYVEFYVLESKLTEFHGSFPDAQLPSKRIIGPKNYEFLTSKREEFQEYLQNLLQHPELSNSQLLADFLSPHSVESQFHDKMLPDVNLGKIIKSVPSKLIKEKGQHLEPFIQAFFNSCESPKPKPSRPELTILSPTSENDKKLFNELFKNNANRSEVTEKRHNQNYFMEMITVEGIYDYLMFLGRVVFHIPDWLHHLLMGGRILFKNTLEAYTDYYLQNKLDQVFQEHRVVSLITLLRDAVFCENSEPRSLEDKQKRAWKTFNEMKNYIPDLLGKCIGEEAKYEGIKLLFDGLQQPILNKQLTYILLDVVILELFPELNKVQRETSVMAPWM; this is encoded by the exons ATGTCGCTACTCGGAGTGTATGTGTGGAAGGTGAGGCGGAGGCTGGAGCTGTGCAGAGAGCTGGGCCGCCAGTATCCCGTCTTCTGCTTTCTGCTCGTACTCCTGCTTCTGTCTACTGTCGTACTGAATAG aTATCTTCacattattgtcattttttggTCATTCTTAGCGGGAGTGGTTACCTTTTATTGCTCCTTGGGGCCTGAAACACTTCTTCCCAACATCCTTATGACAATTAAACCTAGGAAAAAG CCAGAGCACCAAGAGCTGTTTCCTTCTGCTCACAGCTGTGCTGTCTGTGGGAAAATCAAATGCACAAAACACAG ACCAACATTGCTTCTTGAAAACTATCGGCCATGGCTAGATCTTAAAGTGCACTCCAAGGTGGACGCGTCTCTTTCAGAG ATTCTTGAGCTTGTCCTTGAAAACTTTGTGTACCCATGGTACAG GGATATTACAGATGATGAGGCATTTGTGGATGATCTCAGAGTGACCTTGCGCTTTGTAGCTGCCGTGCTGGTCCGCAGGACACAGAGA GTTGATATTCCATCTCTCATAACACTAAAACTACTTAAAGTTGCCATGAAACACATTGAAATAATTGCCATAGCAAGACAAAAAG TTAAGAACTCAGAGCATCTACAGCAGGCTGCTTTAGAAGAGTATGGTCCTGATCTGCATGTGGCCTTGCGCAGCAGGAGGGATGAGCTGCTGTACCTACGCAAGCTCACTGAGATGCTATTTCCATATATTTTGCCTCCAAAATCTACTGACTGCAG ATCTCTTACTCTTCTGATAAGAGAGGTTCTTGCTGGCTCTGTATTCCTTCCCTCCATGGATTACTTGGCTGATCCT gATACTGTGAACCACTTGCTACATATTTTCATTGACAACTCTCCG CCTGAAGCTGCCACTGAACCGGCTTCTGCACTTGTCCCATTCCTGCAGAAGTATGCAGACATACGCAATAAGAAGTCTTCA GTGTTAAAGCTAGAACTTAAGGAGATCCGAGAGCAGCAGGACCTGCTGTTTCGCTTCATGAACTTCCTTAAGCAAGAAGGAGCAGTTCATGTGCTGCAGTTCTGCCTCACTGTTG AAGAGTTTAATGATAAAATACTTCGCCCAGAACTTTCTGATGCTGAAAAACTGATGCTACACGAGGAGGTGAAAAAGATATATGAGACATACTGCCTTGATGAAAGCGTTGACAAAATTCGTTTTGACCCTTTCATTGTTGAGGAGATCAGAAATA TTGCAGAGGGTGCCTATTCGGATGTTGTAAAACTGCAGACTATGCGCTGTCTGTTTGAGGCCTATGAACATGTTCTTTCCTTATTGGAGAATGTTTTTACTCCCATGTTCTGCCATAGTGATGAG tattttagaCAGCTGTTGAGGGGCGCAGAATCCCCAACCAGGAGCTCCCGACTTGGCAG AAATAGCGTGAGTTTGGATGACATCCG GAACACATCAAAGCGAGGAGAATCATTTGGCATCAGCCGCATCGGCAATAAGATTAAGGGGGTTTTCAAGAGTACCACCATGGAAGGGGCCATGCTGCCCTCTTATGGACTAGCAGAGGGAGAGGATGATTTG GTGGAGGAGGCCATCATGGTTATGGAGGATGACTTGCCCGTGGAAGCTATCAGTACTCCAAGTACACCTCGTAACCTGACAGCCTGGAGCATCACTATCCCATATGTGGACTTTTTTGATGATGAGGTGAAGAAGGAGAGGATTCCTGTGTATTGTATAGATGTGGAGAGAAATGACAGGAGAGCAG TTGGTCACGAGACAGAACATTGGTCTGTTTACCGAAGATATGTGGAATTTTACGTGCTTGAGTCAAAACTTACAGAGTTTCATG GCTCATTCCCTGATGCACAGCTTCCATCCAAGCGGATAATTGGACCTAAAAACTATGAATTTCTAACATCAAAGCGTGAGGAATTTCAGGAATACTTACAG aaCCTCCTGCAACACCCTGAGCTGAGCAATAGCCAACTGCTGGCTGACTTCCTCTCCCCTCACAGTGTGGAGTCACAGTTTCATGACAAGATGTTACCTGATGTCAATCTTG GGAAGATAATTAAATCTGTACCTAGCAAACTAATCAAAGAG AAAGGCCAGCACCTAGAACCATTTATACAGGCTTTCTTCAATTCATGCGAGTCACCGAAGCCTAAACCCAGCCGGCCAGAACTCACGATCCTCAGCCCCACATCGGAAAACGACAAAAAG CTTTTCAATGAACTATTCAAAAACAATGCAAATCGCTCTGAGGTCACAGAGAAGAGGCACAACCAGAATTACTTTATGGAGATGATCACTGTAGAAGGAATTTATGACTACTTAATGTTTCTAG GACGAGTGGTATTTCATATACCTGATTGGTTACATCATCTCTTAATGGGTGGGCGCATCCTGTTTAAAAACACACTGGAGGCATACACTGACTACTACTTACAGAACAAACTAGACCAGGTGTTTCAGGAACATCGTGTGGTTTCCCTTATCACTCTGCTTAGAG ATGCTGTATTCTGTGAGAACAGTGAACCACGCTCTTTAGAAGACAAGCAAAAAAGAGCCTGGAAAACATTTAATGAAATGAAGAACTACATTCCAG ATTTGCTTGGAAAATGTATCGGAGAGGAAGCAAAATATGAAGGGATAAAGCTTCTCTTTGATGGACTTCAGCAGCCAATTCTTAACAAGCAG CTGACATACATCCTGCTTGATGTAGTAATTCTGGAGCTTTTCCCTGAATTGAACAAA GTACAGAGAGAAACTTCTGTAATGGCTCCATGGATGTAG
- the LOC131359150 gene encoding sorting nexin-14-like isoform X1, with amino-acid sequence MSLLGVYVWKVRRRLELCRELGRQYPVFCFLLVLLLLSTVVLNRYLHIIVIFWSFLAGVVTFYCSLGPETLLPNILMTIKPRKKPEHQELFPSAHSCAVCGKIKCTKHRPTLLLENYRPWLDLKVHSKVDASLSEILELVLENFVYPWYRDITDDEAFVDDLRVTLRFVAAVLVRRTQRVDIPSLITLKLLKVAMKHIEIIAIARQKVKNSEHLQQAALEEYGPDLHVALRSRRDELLYLRKLTEMLFPYILPPKSTDCRSLTLLIREVLAGSVFLPSMDYLADPDTVNHLLHIFIDNSPPEAATEPASALVPFLQKYADIRNKKSSVLKLELKEIREQQDLLFRFMNFLKQEGAVHVLQFCLTVEEFNDKILRPELSDAEKLMLHEEVKKIYETYCLDESVDKIRFDPFIVEEIRNIAEGAYSDVVKLQTMRCLFEAYEHVLSLLENVFTPMFCHSDEYFRQLLRGAESPTRSSRLGRNSVSLDDIRFSEWDYTMNLESPSSSSASVSPNVSSILTHPSGSNAWRTVALKNTSKRGESFGISRIGNKIKGVFKSTTMEGAMLPSYGLAEGEDDLVEEAIMVMEDDLPVEAISTPSTPRNLTAWSITIPYVDFFDDEVKKERIPVYCIDVERNDRRAVGHETEHWSVYRRYVEFYVLESKLTEFHGSFPDAQLPSKRIIGPKNYEFLTSKREEFQEYLQNLLQHPELSNSQLLADFLSPHSVESQFHDKMLPDVNLGKIIKSVPSKLIKEKGQHLEPFIQAFFNSCESPKPKPSRPELTILSPTSENDKKLFNELFKNNANRSEVTEKRHNQNYFMEMITVEGIYDYLMFLGRVVFHIPDWLHHLLMGGRILFKNTLEAYTDYYLQNKLDQVFQEHRVVSLITLLRDAVFCENSEPRSLEDKQKRAWKTFNEMKNYIPDLLGKCIGEEAKYEGIKLLFDGLQQPILNKQLTYILLDVVILELFPELNKVQRETSVMAPWM; translated from the exons ATGTCGCTACTCGGAGTGTATGTGTGGAAGGTGAGGCGGAGGCTGGAGCTGTGCAGAGAGCTGGGCCGCCAGTATCCCGTCTTCTGCTTTCTGCTCGTACTCCTGCTTCTGTCTACTGTCGTACTGAATAG aTATCTTCacattattgtcattttttggTCATTCTTAGCGGGAGTGGTTACCTTTTATTGCTCCTTGGGGCCTGAAACACTTCTTCCCAACATCCTTATGACAATTAAACCTAGGAAAAAG CCAGAGCACCAAGAGCTGTTTCCTTCTGCTCACAGCTGTGCTGTCTGTGGGAAAATCAAATGCACAAAACACAG ACCAACATTGCTTCTTGAAAACTATCGGCCATGGCTAGATCTTAAAGTGCACTCCAAGGTGGACGCGTCTCTTTCAGAG ATTCTTGAGCTTGTCCTTGAAAACTTTGTGTACCCATGGTACAG GGATATTACAGATGATGAGGCATTTGTGGATGATCTCAGAGTGACCTTGCGCTTTGTAGCTGCCGTGCTGGTCCGCAGGACACAGAGA GTTGATATTCCATCTCTCATAACACTAAAACTACTTAAAGTTGCCATGAAACACATTGAAATAATTGCCATAGCAAGACAAAAAG TTAAGAACTCAGAGCATCTACAGCAGGCTGCTTTAGAAGAGTATGGTCCTGATCTGCATGTGGCCTTGCGCAGCAGGAGGGATGAGCTGCTGTACCTACGCAAGCTCACTGAGATGCTATTTCCATATATTTTGCCTCCAAAATCTACTGACTGCAG ATCTCTTACTCTTCTGATAAGAGAGGTTCTTGCTGGCTCTGTATTCCTTCCCTCCATGGATTACTTGGCTGATCCT gATACTGTGAACCACTTGCTACATATTTTCATTGACAACTCTCCG CCTGAAGCTGCCACTGAACCGGCTTCTGCACTTGTCCCATTCCTGCAGAAGTATGCAGACATACGCAATAAGAAGTCTTCA GTGTTAAAGCTAGAACTTAAGGAGATCCGAGAGCAGCAGGACCTGCTGTTTCGCTTCATGAACTTCCTTAAGCAAGAAGGAGCAGTTCATGTGCTGCAGTTCTGCCTCACTGTTG AAGAGTTTAATGATAAAATACTTCGCCCAGAACTTTCTGATGCTGAAAAACTGATGCTACACGAGGAGGTGAAAAAGATATATGAGACATACTGCCTTGATGAAAGCGTTGACAAAATTCGTTTTGACCCTTTCATTGTTGAGGAGATCAGAAATA TTGCAGAGGGTGCCTATTCGGATGTTGTAAAACTGCAGACTATGCGCTGTCTGTTTGAGGCCTATGAACATGTTCTTTCCTTATTGGAGAATGTTTTTACTCCCATGTTCTGCCATAGTGATGAG tattttagaCAGCTGTTGAGGGGCGCAGAATCCCCAACCAGGAGCTCCCGACTTGGCAG AAATAGCGTGAGTTTGGATGACATCCG CTTTTCTGAGTGGGACTATACCATGAACCTAGAGTCTCCATCCAGCTCATCAGCATCTGTCTCCCCCAATGTTTCATCCATTCTTACCCACCCATCTGGCTCTAATGCCTGGCGCACCGTAGCGCTTAA GAACACATCAAAGCGAGGAGAATCATTTGGCATCAGCCGCATCGGCAATAAGATTAAGGGGGTTTTCAAGAGTACCACCATGGAAGGGGCCATGCTGCCCTCTTATGGACTAGCAGAGGGAGAGGATGATTTG GTGGAGGAGGCCATCATGGTTATGGAGGATGACTTGCCCGTGGAAGCTATCAGTACTCCAAGTACACCTCGTAACCTGACAGCCTGGAGCATCACTATCCCATATGTGGACTTTTTTGATGATGAGGTGAAGAAGGAGAGGATTCCTGTGTATTGTATAGATGTGGAGAGAAATGACAGGAGAGCAG TTGGTCACGAGACAGAACATTGGTCTGTTTACCGAAGATATGTGGAATTTTACGTGCTTGAGTCAAAACTTACAGAGTTTCATG GCTCATTCCCTGATGCACAGCTTCCATCCAAGCGGATAATTGGACCTAAAAACTATGAATTTCTAACATCAAAGCGTGAGGAATTTCAGGAATACTTACAG aaCCTCCTGCAACACCCTGAGCTGAGCAATAGCCAACTGCTGGCTGACTTCCTCTCCCCTCACAGTGTGGAGTCACAGTTTCATGACAAGATGTTACCTGATGTCAATCTTG GGAAGATAATTAAATCTGTACCTAGCAAACTAATCAAAGAG AAAGGCCAGCACCTAGAACCATTTATACAGGCTTTCTTCAATTCATGCGAGTCACCGAAGCCTAAACCCAGCCGGCCAGAACTCACGATCCTCAGCCCCACATCGGAAAACGACAAAAAG CTTTTCAATGAACTATTCAAAAACAATGCAAATCGCTCTGAGGTCACAGAGAAGAGGCACAACCAGAATTACTTTATGGAGATGATCACTGTAGAAGGAATTTATGACTACTTAATGTTTCTAG GACGAGTGGTATTTCATATACCTGATTGGTTACATCATCTCTTAATGGGTGGGCGCATCCTGTTTAAAAACACACTGGAGGCATACACTGACTACTACTTACAGAACAAACTAGACCAGGTGTTTCAGGAACATCGTGTGGTTTCCCTTATCACTCTGCTTAGAG ATGCTGTATTCTGTGAGAACAGTGAACCACGCTCTTTAGAAGACAAGCAAAAAAGAGCCTGGAAAACATTTAATGAAATGAAGAACTACATTCCAG ATTTGCTTGGAAAATGTATCGGAGAGGAAGCAAAATATGAAGGGATAAAGCTTCTCTTTGATGGACTTCAGCAGCCAATTCTTAACAAGCAG CTGACATACATCCTGCTTGATGTAGTAATTCTGGAGCTTTTCCCTGAATTGAACAAA GTACAGAGAGAAACTTCTGTAATGGCTCCATGGATGTAG
- the LOC131359150 gene encoding sorting nexin-14-like isoform X2 has translation MSLLGVYVWKVRRRLELCRELGRQYPVFCFLLVLLLLSTVVLNRYLHIIVIFWSFLAGVVTFYCSLGPETLLPNILMTIKPRKKPEHQELFPSAHSCAVCGKIKCTKHRPTLLLENYRPWLDLKVHSKVDASLSEILELVLENFVYPWYRDITDDEAFVDDLRVTLRFVAAVLVRRTQRVDIPSLITLKLLKVAMKHIEIIAIARQKVKNSEHLQQAALEEYGPDLHVALRSRRDELLYLRKLTEMLFPYILPPKSTDCRSLTLLIREVLAGSVFLPSMDYLADPDTVNHLLHIFIDNSPPEAATEPASALVPFLQKYADIRNKKSSVLKLELKEIREQQDLLFRFMNFLKQEGAVHVLQFCLTVEEFNDKILRPELSDAEKLMLHEEVKKIYETYCLDESVDKIRFDPFIVEEIRNIAEGAYSDVVKLQTMRCLFEAYEHVLSLLENVFTPMFCHSDEYFRQLLRGAESPTRSSRLGSFSEWDYTMNLESPSSSSASVSPNVSSILTHPSGSNAWRTVALKNTSKRGESFGISRIGNKIKGVFKSTTMEGAMLPSYGLAEGEDDLVEEAIMVMEDDLPVEAISTPSTPRNLTAWSITIPYVDFFDDEVKKERIPVYCIDVERNDRRAVGHETEHWSVYRRYVEFYVLESKLTEFHGSFPDAQLPSKRIIGPKNYEFLTSKREEFQEYLQNLLQHPELSNSQLLADFLSPHSVESQFHDKMLPDVNLGKIIKSVPSKLIKEKGQHLEPFIQAFFNSCESPKPKPSRPELTILSPTSENDKKLFNELFKNNANRSEVTEKRHNQNYFMEMITVEGIYDYLMFLGRVVFHIPDWLHHLLMGGRILFKNTLEAYTDYYLQNKLDQVFQEHRVVSLITLLRDAVFCENSEPRSLEDKQKRAWKTFNEMKNYIPDLLGKCIGEEAKYEGIKLLFDGLQQPILNKQLTYILLDVVILELFPELNKVQRETSVMAPWM, from the exons ATGTCGCTACTCGGAGTGTATGTGTGGAAGGTGAGGCGGAGGCTGGAGCTGTGCAGAGAGCTGGGCCGCCAGTATCCCGTCTTCTGCTTTCTGCTCGTACTCCTGCTTCTGTCTACTGTCGTACTGAATAG aTATCTTCacattattgtcattttttggTCATTCTTAGCGGGAGTGGTTACCTTTTATTGCTCCTTGGGGCCTGAAACACTTCTTCCCAACATCCTTATGACAATTAAACCTAGGAAAAAG CCAGAGCACCAAGAGCTGTTTCCTTCTGCTCACAGCTGTGCTGTCTGTGGGAAAATCAAATGCACAAAACACAG ACCAACATTGCTTCTTGAAAACTATCGGCCATGGCTAGATCTTAAAGTGCACTCCAAGGTGGACGCGTCTCTTTCAGAG ATTCTTGAGCTTGTCCTTGAAAACTTTGTGTACCCATGGTACAG GGATATTACAGATGATGAGGCATTTGTGGATGATCTCAGAGTGACCTTGCGCTTTGTAGCTGCCGTGCTGGTCCGCAGGACACAGAGA GTTGATATTCCATCTCTCATAACACTAAAACTACTTAAAGTTGCCATGAAACACATTGAAATAATTGCCATAGCAAGACAAAAAG TTAAGAACTCAGAGCATCTACAGCAGGCTGCTTTAGAAGAGTATGGTCCTGATCTGCATGTGGCCTTGCGCAGCAGGAGGGATGAGCTGCTGTACCTACGCAAGCTCACTGAGATGCTATTTCCATATATTTTGCCTCCAAAATCTACTGACTGCAG ATCTCTTACTCTTCTGATAAGAGAGGTTCTTGCTGGCTCTGTATTCCTTCCCTCCATGGATTACTTGGCTGATCCT gATACTGTGAACCACTTGCTACATATTTTCATTGACAACTCTCCG CCTGAAGCTGCCACTGAACCGGCTTCTGCACTTGTCCCATTCCTGCAGAAGTATGCAGACATACGCAATAAGAAGTCTTCA GTGTTAAAGCTAGAACTTAAGGAGATCCGAGAGCAGCAGGACCTGCTGTTTCGCTTCATGAACTTCCTTAAGCAAGAAGGAGCAGTTCATGTGCTGCAGTTCTGCCTCACTGTTG AAGAGTTTAATGATAAAATACTTCGCCCAGAACTTTCTGATGCTGAAAAACTGATGCTACACGAGGAGGTGAAAAAGATATATGAGACATACTGCCTTGATGAAAGCGTTGACAAAATTCGTTTTGACCCTTTCATTGTTGAGGAGATCAGAAATA TTGCAGAGGGTGCCTATTCGGATGTTGTAAAACTGCAGACTATGCGCTGTCTGTTTGAGGCCTATGAACATGTTCTTTCCTTATTGGAGAATGTTTTTACTCCCATGTTCTGCCATAGTGATGAG tattttagaCAGCTGTTGAGGGGCGCAGAATCCCCAACCAGGAGCTCCCGACTTGGCAG CTTTTCTGAGTGGGACTATACCATGAACCTAGAGTCTCCATCCAGCTCATCAGCATCTGTCTCCCCCAATGTTTCATCCATTCTTACCCACCCATCTGGCTCTAATGCCTGGCGCACCGTAGCGCTTAA GAACACATCAAAGCGAGGAGAATCATTTGGCATCAGCCGCATCGGCAATAAGATTAAGGGGGTTTTCAAGAGTACCACCATGGAAGGGGCCATGCTGCCCTCTTATGGACTAGCAGAGGGAGAGGATGATTTG GTGGAGGAGGCCATCATGGTTATGGAGGATGACTTGCCCGTGGAAGCTATCAGTACTCCAAGTACACCTCGTAACCTGACAGCCTGGAGCATCACTATCCCATATGTGGACTTTTTTGATGATGAGGTGAAGAAGGAGAGGATTCCTGTGTATTGTATAGATGTGGAGAGAAATGACAGGAGAGCAG TTGGTCACGAGACAGAACATTGGTCTGTTTACCGAAGATATGTGGAATTTTACGTGCTTGAGTCAAAACTTACAGAGTTTCATG GCTCATTCCCTGATGCACAGCTTCCATCCAAGCGGATAATTGGACCTAAAAACTATGAATTTCTAACATCAAAGCGTGAGGAATTTCAGGAATACTTACAG aaCCTCCTGCAACACCCTGAGCTGAGCAATAGCCAACTGCTGGCTGACTTCCTCTCCCCTCACAGTGTGGAGTCACAGTTTCATGACAAGATGTTACCTGATGTCAATCTTG GGAAGATAATTAAATCTGTACCTAGCAAACTAATCAAAGAG AAAGGCCAGCACCTAGAACCATTTATACAGGCTTTCTTCAATTCATGCGAGTCACCGAAGCCTAAACCCAGCCGGCCAGAACTCACGATCCTCAGCCCCACATCGGAAAACGACAAAAAG CTTTTCAATGAACTATTCAAAAACAATGCAAATCGCTCTGAGGTCACAGAGAAGAGGCACAACCAGAATTACTTTATGGAGATGATCACTGTAGAAGGAATTTATGACTACTTAATGTTTCTAG GACGAGTGGTATTTCATATACCTGATTGGTTACATCATCTCTTAATGGGTGGGCGCATCCTGTTTAAAAACACACTGGAGGCATACACTGACTACTACTTACAGAACAAACTAGACCAGGTGTTTCAGGAACATCGTGTGGTTTCCCTTATCACTCTGCTTAGAG ATGCTGTATTCTGTGAGAACAGTGAACCACGCTCTTTAGAAGACAAGCAAAAAAGAGCCTGGAAAACATTTAATGAAATGAAGAACTACATTCCAG ATTTGCTTGGAAAATGTATCGGAGAGGAAGCAAAATATGAAGGGATAAAGCTTCTCTTTGATGGACTTCAGCAGCCAATTCTTAACAAGCAG CTGACATACATCCTGCTTGATGTAGTAATTCTGGAGCTTTTCCCTGAATTGAACAAA GTACAGAGAGAAACTTCTGTAATGGCTCCATGGATGTAG